CCACGCGTTCGGGCGGGCCGGTGACGACTTCCTCTTCCCGGGGCGAGGCTTCGGCCAGCTCCGGGATGCTCACCACCAGCCGGCGCGGGGTGGCGAAGGCGGCCACTGCGTCGCTGCCGAGTTTGACCTGGGCCAGCTCTTCGGAAAAAAGCGCCCGGGCCTCCTCGGTCAGGCCGGCCAGAAACCGGGCCGGCATCTCCTCGAATCCGATCTCGAACAGAAAATGGGGCATGGCGTGGAGTCCTTTATGCGCTTTGATTGAGGAGGGGGTAGCCGAGTTCCTTGCGCTGGGCGGCGTAGAGCCGGGCCAGTCCCGAGGCCAGGGCGCGCACCCGGCCGATGTAGCCGGTGCGTTCGGTGATGGAGATGGCCCCCCGGGCTTCGAGCATGTTGAAGGCGTGGGAACACTTGAGGCAGTAGTCGTAAGCGGGCCAGGCCAGCCCCATCTCGCAAAGCCGCCGGCATTCCTTTTCGCAGGCGTTGAAATGATTGAGCAGCATGGCGGCGTCGGATTCCTCGAAATTGTAGCGCGATTGCTCGTATTCGCCGCGCTGGTGGATCTGGCCGTAGGTCACCTGCCCGTTCCAGTCCAGGTCGTAGACCGAATCCTTTTGTTGCAGATACATGCAGATGCGCTCGAGGCCGTAGGTGATCTCCACGGAGACCGGCGACAGGTCGATGCCGCCCACTTGTTGGAAATAGGTGAACTGGGTCACTTCCATGCCGTCGAGCCAGACTTCCCAGCCCAGGCCCCAGGCGCCGAGGGTCGGCGATTCCCAGTCGTCCTCGACGAAGCGGATGTCATGCTCGCGGGCATTGAAACCGATGGCGGCCAGACTCTCCAGGTAAAGGTCCTGGATGTTGTCCGGTGAGGGTTTCAGGATGGTCTGAAACTGGAAATATTGTTGGAGCCGGTTGGGGTTTTCGCCGTAGCGGCCGTCGGTGGGACGGCGCGACGGTTCGACATAGGCGGCCTTCCAGGGTTCGGGGCCGATGACGCGAAAGAAGGTGGCCGGATTGAAGGTGCCGGCGCCGACCTCGGTGTCGTAGCCCTGGACCACGAGGCAGCCGGATTTGGCCCAGAAGTGTTGCAGCGTCAAGATGAGATCCTGAAAATACATGGTTGCTCCGATTTCAAGGTTACGCCGCCGGCCGGGCCGGGGCGCCGGGACGGAAAGAACGTCGGACATGGCCGCAGCCGAAAAATTTTCGCCGGGTCAGGCGCGTACGAAGCCCCCCTGCTCCCAGGCAAGACCCAGATGGAAACGCACGAGCAGGTCAACGGTCCGGGAAAATTCCCGAGCCGCCGCCGGATCGGGACGGCAGGCCGCCCAGGCGCCGGGATCGCCGGAGACGGCCGACTCGAGCAGAGACAAGGCCTCGGGGGCGAGGTGCTGACGCACGCCGTGATCCCCGCCGCGCCGACAATCCGGGCAGGTCAGCCGGCCGGCTTCCACATGGCAGACGGCTTCGTCATCGCCAAACGGCCTGCCGCAGACGGCGCATCGGTCGCAGACCGGAAAGGTGCCGTGCAGGGTCGCGAGTCTGGCCCGGAAAAAAAGCGGAAAAAGCGCCGCCGGGGCGGACGCGTTTTCCAGGGCGGCCAGCATGGCCCGCAGCAACGCGTAGGCATCGGCTGCGCCCTGGGGACCGATATGCACGGCCTCGAAAAATTTCAAGCAATTGATGGCCATGCCCAAGCGCGGAGGATCGTGGCGCAGGTTGGTCGGGGCGTCAAGCAGTCTGGCCTCGGTCAGGCAGTGATAGCCGCCCCGTCCCGAGCGACGCACCTTGAAGCGGACATGGTTGAGCGGGTCCAGGCAGCCGAGAAAGCGACGGCGGCTTTTCATGCCGCCGAACGCAAATGCCGTATACCCGCCGCGCACCGGGGAGAAAAGCCGCACCCAGGCGTCGATTTCCCGAAACCGCCCCACCTTGAGCACGAGCGCCTGTTCGGAAAATTCCATGGCCGTCTCGAAGCGTCGCCTTTTGGCCTCCCCCCGGCGAAAAGGGGTTCCCGCCGGAGGGGGGCACTGGGCCGATTTTAGGGGAACCGGATGGTCTTGCTTTCGCCTTTCTCGGTCGTGACCGGCGTTTCCTTGCCGGCGTACCGGAACACCACGCTGCTCGGATTGCCCAGGCGGATCTCGACCTTGTCCGCAAAGGGGACGGTGAGGCGCTGCCCCTTTTTCACGTAGATTTCCTTGGAAGGTCCTTTGTCCGGCGTGACGATGAGCCAGCTGCCATCCTGGCCGTATATCTCGACTTCCTTGGCCGTGGCGGCGGTGTCGCCGGAGGAGGCGGCAGCGGGCGTCGCCGGGGCCGCCGCGGGAACCTGCGCGGCAGGCGGCGTGGTTTCGGTGCTGGCCGGCGTCTTGGCGGCCTCGGATTCGGTCTTCTTGGCTACGAACTTCAGGGTTTTCACCGAGCCCTTGGTGGCCTGAAGCGGATAGAGCTTGTTGTCGAAGCGGATTTCCACCGCGCCGGCGTTGCCCAGGCGTACAAGCAGATAATCGGCGAAGCGGCCCTCAAAGGTATCGCCTTTGGTCAGCATGGCTTCGCGCATGGCGCCGCCGTCCGCGCCGGCTTGAATCCAGCAGCGGTCGTTGGCCGTGATGACGACGGTATGGGGGCCGGCTTCTCCCACGGACAGGGTCGGGGCGGCCGGAGCGCCGGGAGCGGGCGGAGCCGGTTCGGGCGCGGGAGCGGGCGGAATGGATGCGTGGGCGTCTCCCGCGGCCGGACCGCTGGTGGCGATATCCTGGGTGGCCTGATCCTCGGGGGTGGGGGCCGGCGCTGCCGGCTGGGCGGCCGGAGGGGGCGGCAGGGTCGTGGCCTCGGCCTGCGTTTGCGGCGCAGCCGGTGGCGTGGCCGGTTCGGCTGGTTCGGCCGTCTTGGCCGCGGGCACGGTCGGCACGGGGCGTTCCGGTTCCGGGGCGGGTTGCGGCGGCGCGGCCTTGGGGGCCGGTTCGACGGCGGCCTGCGGAGCCGGGGCTTCCGGTTCGACGCCGGACTTGTGCAGGACATGGCCGTAGAGATACCAGCCGAGGCCCGCCACGACGCACACGACGAGGACAACGACGAGGATCGGCCCGACCGGGAACTTCGGGGACGACCTGACGATGCAGTCGCAATCGTCTTCGGGGATGTTGTGCAGAATCGGCGTGTTATTGAGTTCCGGCTCCTCGGGTTGATAGACCTCGGCCAGCCGCTTGGAAAAATCGTCCAGATCCACGCCGAGCAGTTTGGCGTAGTTTTTTATGAAACCCTTGGCGTACACCGGGTGGGGCAGGTTGCTCTTGTTGCCCTCCTCAATGGCCGTCAGACAGCTGCGCGTGATCTTGATCTTGTCCGACACGGCCTCGATGGAAAGGCCCTGCCGCTCCCTTTCCTCACGCAGCATTGTCCCTAACTCGCGCAAATCCATAGAAGAAGCTCCTCTGAAACCACGGCGGCTGGGCGGGAGGGACACCCGTGAGGCGGACCGGGGTCGTTACAGCTTGACCTCGATGACCGCCTTGGACCGCAGATTGTCCATATAATCCTGGAAGAGTTTATCGAATTTCTGCTTGTACAGCATTTCCTGTATCTGGTTCCGGACGCTCTCGAAGGACGGACCGGCCGACGGCGCCGGCTGCGGCGTCTTGGCCGGAGCGGCGTTTTTCCCGGTACGCAGCTTGAGCAGCACGGCCTTGCCGTCGAGCATCACCGGCTGGCTGACCTGTCCGGCCGGAACGGCTGTCAAAGCGTCACGCAAAGGCGGGGCCAGATCCTTGACCTGCACGTCGCCCAGGTCACCGCCTTGGTCCCTGCCGGGGCCGATGGAAAACTTCCGGGCCGCGTCGGCGAAGGTGATCGTCCCCGCGCCGATCTTTTGGCGCAGTTCCTCGGCCTGCTTTTTGGTGGGCACCATGATGAAGCTGATGTTGCCGGACACCTTGGGGCCGAGGATCGACTTCGTGGTCGACAAGGTAGCCTTGTGTTTTTCGTAGTAGTCCCGGATCTCGTCGTCGGTGACCAGGACCTTGCGGTGCACCATGAAGCCGAGCAGCCGCTTTTTCATGTTGTCTTCACGCATGCGCTTGCGGAATTCCTTGAGGGTGAGCCCTTCCTTGGCCAGTTCGGCCTGGAACTGCGCCTGCGTCAGATTGTTTTTCTTCTTGAGCTCATCGATCTGGGAATCGAGTTCCGTTTCCGAAACATTGATTTTGAGCCGGGCGGCTTCCTGTTCGATGAGGATGTCGTTGATCATGGATTCCAGGACCTGACGCCGCAATTCCTCGGCCCTGGGGTCGCCGGGCGCGAACGAGATCCCTTGGGTCCGCTGCACCAGCTCGGCCACTCGGGAGTCGAGGTCGAACAGGGTAATGAGTTTGCCGTTGACCACGGCAACCACCCTGTCCACGAGCTGGGTCGCGTGGGCCAGGCCGGACAATGCAACCAACAGGCTTACGACAACGAGGCATTTGGGAAGGCGAGGCAAGGTATCCTCCATGCGGGGCTTTTCAGGCATGATCGGCAAGGTGCGCCTTCCGGGCTGACGCGCTCCCCGGTTGCAAAGCCGTGACCGCGTCCGCCTCCTCCCAGGCTGACGCAACCGCTTATCCGGGGCCTATAAACGTTTTTGTCAGCCCAGGCAACGGCGTCGACCGGACAAGTCGCGGGCGGTTTAAGGAAATTCAAGGCTTCGGTTTTCCTTGTTGCCCACGGCGACCGTTTCCTCATGACCGTCGTGGCTGTAGCGCACCTCACTGGGGCTGCCCAGCCTGACGAAAAGTTTTTTCGTGTATGCGATTTTGTAGGGCTTGCCGGGTTTGAGATAGACCCGCTTTTCCTCGCCCTCGTCCACGGCGTAGCGAATCCAGCTGGCCTTGATGGCTGTAAATTCCACAACGCCCCCGGAGGATTGCCTTTTGGGCGCGACCGGTTCGGGTGATGCCGGTTGGGCCGACGAGACGGCTTGGCTGTCTGCCGGCGCGCTTTCTCCGGGCGAAGCGGCTGCCGCGTCCGCGACGGTGGGCGTTGCTGCGGCCGGTTCGACGTCCTTGCCGGCTTCGGCGGGAAGACTCGTCGTAAAGGCCGGTTGGATCGGTCCGGCTTTGTCCGGGACGACGGGCGCGGCCTGGTCCGCTTGCTCAGGCGTCTTTTGGGGCGCGGCCGGCTGCTGGGCTTCGGTTGACGCGGGCTGTTCCGTTGACGGAGCCTGTGCCGGTTCCGTCGCGACGGGCGTAGGCGGCGTTGCCGTTGATGGGGGGACGTTGTCTTGCGCCTTCCTGGCGGCTTCCGGCAACGTCGGCTCGGGCGGTGACGCCGGCCGGGGTTCGGCGGACGATGCCTCCTTGGCGCGCCGGGTCAACTCCGACCGGACGTCCGAGCGCACGGCGGCGTCCTCCAAGCCCTGCCCCGCCTCGTCGCGCACCTCCGTCGCGGCCGCGGTCTCCCGCCCGGGGGACATGGCGGCCAGCAGCTCCTTGTTGATGGAAATCTTAGTGGTACGCAGGGTTTCGGCCAGCCAGGCGGCAAAGGCCTTGGCCGTCTTGCCCCCGGCCAGGATGGCTTCGACCCGGGCGTAGGCCTTGGCCGGATCGATCACCTTGGCGGGCAGACGTTCTTGCAGGATGCAAAAGAGGCTTTCCCCGCCTTCGGTCAGGATGGTGGTGGGCTCGCCTTCCTTGAGGCTTTTGAGCGCTTCGCGCCAGGGCGCGGGCAGATTTTTTTCCGGCAACACCGCGTCCCGTACCGTGATGCCGGAACGCCCTGCCAAGCTCTCCAGTTTGCGCCCGGATTTGCGGTAGGCGGCCAGGGCCGCCTTGACGGCCGCGCCGTCGCGTCCCTGGACCCGGGTCAAGCGCATCCGGGGGGCTGTGGTGAAGGCGTCGATATGTTTCTTGTAATAGTCCGCCGCCTCGGTCACTTCCACCCGCACCTCCAGGCGCAGCACCTCGCGGGTGAACTTTTCCAGGGCCAGCCGGTCGGCGAGCATCTCCCGCCAGCGGGCCAGGTCGATGCGTTCCTCCAGGAGCATGCGATCAAAGCTGTCGCCGGGGTAATCAGCGCGCACCCGCTTCTCGACGGCGGCGATTTCGGCTTCGGTGACGGATTCATGCCGCCGGGCCAACTCCTGGCGCACCAGCCGGGCCACGATCATGTCGGCCAAAACCTTGCCATAGGCGGCACGCAGCGTCTCCACGGGCGGATTGTCCACCTCAGGCAGGCCGATCTCCCCCAGGTCGTACCGGGCCTCCACATCGGCCAGCCGGATGGGGGCCCCCCCGACCATGGCCACCACGCCGGGCTCTTTTGCCGTGTCGCGGCCGCATCCGCCAAGAAGGGCCGACAAAGCGAAAAAGACCAGCAGGCACACGGCGAGGCCGCGAAAAGACGGCGCGGCAAGGCGCATTACGGCGCGACCTCCTCGGCCCCCAGGGCGGCCAGTTCCGCGGTCCAGGCGGCGATGGCTTCGGGCAACGGCGCGTTGGCGTCGAGCGGCAGGGACAGGCGGCCCGGAGGCAGAAGCCGCACGCCCTCGCCCCGCGTCGCGGCGAAATTGACCAGCCGCTCCGGCGAGACGGCCGCGCCCTCGGCCTCGAAGGAGACCACCAGCCTGGTCGGCGCGATCTCGGCCTTGGTGCCGCCGAGCCTGGAAAGCAGCTGCTTCAAGCCCAACACGGCCCGGAAATTTTCCACCTCAGCCGGCGGCGGCCCGAACCGGTCGCGCATCTCGGCCATGAGTTCGGCCAGCCCCTGTTCGGTCTTGGCCGTGGACAGGGCCTTGTAAAGCCGCAGCCGGTCCGAGGCCTCGGGCACGTAGCGTTCCGGGATGCGGGCGGCGACGCCGAGCGTCAGCTCCGGCTCGGTGCGTTCCTTGACCGGCTCGCCCTTGAGCCGCCCGACCTCCTCGGCCAGCATTTCCAGGAACATGTCGAGGCCGATGCGGGCGATGTGGCCGGACTGGGCCTCACCCAAGATATTGCCCGCCCCGCGCAGGCGCAGGTCTTCCATGGCCACCTGGAATCCGGCCCCGAGGTAGTCCATGTCCAGGATGACGCGCAGGCGCTTTCGGGCCAGTTCCGGTACCCGCTCGATGCTTGGCACCACGAAATAGGCGTAGGCCTGCCGGGGTGAGCGCCCCACCCGGCCGCGCAGCTGGTAGAGCTGGCCCAGGCCGAACATGTGGGCGTTGTCCACGACGAGCGTGTTGGCCCGGGGAAAATCCAGGCCGGACTCGATGATCGAAGTGCACACGAGGATGTCGGTCTCGCCGTGCCAGAAGCCGTGCATGGCCTCCTCGAGGCCCGTCTCCGACATCTGGCCGTGGGCCATAGCCACCTTGGCCTGCGGGGCCAGGGTCCGCACGAAGGCGGCCACCTCTTCCAGGCCCTGGACGCGGTTGTGCACCCAGAAGACTTGCCCCTGGCGTTCCAGCTCCCGGCGCAACACCTCGCGCAAAAAGGCCGGGTCGCGTTCGACCAGGGCCGTTTCCACGGTCTTGCGTTCGGCCGGGGGCGTCTCGATGACCGAAAGCCCCCGCACTCCGGACAACGACAGTTGCAGGGTGCGCGGAATGGGCGTGGCGGTGAGCGTCAACGCGTCGATATTTTTTTTGAACGCCTTGAGGCGTTCCTTGTGCTTGACCCCGAACCGCTGCTCCTCGTCGAGAATGAGCAGGCCGATATTGGGGATGGTCACGTCGGAGGAAAGAATGCGGTGGGTGCCGATGAGGATGTCCACCTCGCCGCGCGAAACGGCTTCCAGGACGACCTTGCGGCGCTTGGGCGAAACGAAGCGCGAGAGCATTTCCACCCGCACCGGAAAGCCTTCCAGCCGGGCCATGAAATTTTGATAGTGCTGCTCGGCCAGGACGGTGGTCGGACAGAGCATGGCCACCTGCTTGCCGTCGAGCACGGCCCGAAACGCGGCCCGAAGCGCCACTTCCGTCTTGCCGAAGCCCACGTCGCCGCATACCAGCCGGTCCATGGGCTCCGGGCGCTCCATGTCGGCCAACACCTCGTCAATGGCTTTTTCCTGGTCCGGCGTTTCCTCGAAGCCGAAGGTGGCCTCGAACTCCAGGTATAATTCGTTGGTGGGGCCATAGGCGTAGCCTTTGGCCACTTGCCGGTAGGCGTACATTTCGACCAGGTCGGCGGCGATGCGCTCGATGGCCTTTTTGGCCCGCTCCCGCACCGATTTCCAGCGCGCC
Above is a genomic segment from Solidesulfovibrio fructosivorans JJ] containing:
- a CDS encoding glycine--tRNA ligase subunit alpha, giving the protein MYFQDLILTLQHFWAKSGCLVVQGYDTEVGAGTFNPATFFRVIGPEPWKAAYVEPSRRPTDGRYGENPNRLQQYFQFQTILKPSPDNIQDLYLESLAAIGFNAREHDIRFVEDDWESPTLGAWGLGWEVWLDGMEVTQFTYFQQVGGIDLSPVSVEITYGLERICMYLQQKDSVYDLDWNGQVTYGQIHQRGEYEQSRYNFEESDAAMLLNHFNACEKECRRLCEMGLAWPAYDYCLKCSHAFNMLEARGAISITERTGYIGRVRALASGLARLYAAQRKELGYPLLNQSA
- the recO gene encoding DNA repair protein RecO, with the protein product MEFSEQALVLKVGRFREIDAWVRLFSPVRGGYTAFAFGGMKSRRRFLGCLDPLNHVRFKVRRSGRGGYHCLTEARLLDAPTNLRHDPPRLGMAINCLKFFEAVHIGPQGAADAYALLRAMLAALENASAPAALFPLFFRARLATLHGTFPVCDRCAVCGRPFGDDEAVCHVEAGRLTCPDCRRGGDHGVRQHLAPEALSLLESAVSGDPGAWAACRPDPAAAREFSRTVDLLVRFHLGLAWEQGGFVRA
- a CDS encoding RodZ domain-containing protein, translated to MLREERERQGLSIEAVSDKIKITRSCLTAIEEGNKSNLPHPVYAKGFIKNYAKLLGVDLDDFSKRLAEVYQPEEPELNNTPILHNIPEDDCDCIVRSSPKFPVGPILVVVLVVCVVAGLGWYLYGHVLHKSGVEPEAPAPQAAVEPAPKAAPPQPAPEPERPVPTVPAAKTAEPAEPATPPAAPQTQAEATTLPPPPAAQPAAPAPTPEDQATQDIATSGPAAGDAHASIPPAPAPEPAPPAPGAPAAPTLSVGEAGPHTVVITANDRCWIQAGADGGAMREAMLTKGDTFEGRFADYLLVRLGNAGAVEIRFDNKLYPLQATKGSVKTLKFVAKKTESEAAKTPASTETTPPAAQVPAAAPATPAAASSGDTAATAKEVEIYGQDGSWLIVTPDKGPSKEIYVKKGQRLTVPFADKVEIRLGNPSSVVFRYAGKETPVTTEKGESKTIRFP
- a CDS encoding SurA N-terminal domain-containing protein is translated as MPRLPKCLVVVSLLVALSGLAHATQLVDRVVAVVNGKLITLFDLDSRVAELVQRTQGISFAPGDPRAEELRRQVLESMINDILIEQEAARLKINVSETELDSQIDELKKKNNLTQAQFQAELAKEGLTLKEFRKRMREDNMKKRLLGFMVHRKVLVTDDEIRDYYEKHKATLSTTKSILGPKVSGNISFIMVPTKKQAEELRQKIGAGTITFADAARKFSIGPGRDQGGDLGDVQVKDLAPPLRDALTAVPAGQVSQPVMLDGKAVLLKLRTGKNAAPAKTPQPAPSAGPSFESVRNQIQEMLYKQKFDKLFQDYMDNLRSKAVIEVKL
- a CDS encoding peptidyl-prolyl cis-trans isomerase — translated: MRLAAPSFRGLAVCLLVFFALSALLGGCGRDTAKEPGVVAMVGGAPIRLADVEARYDLGEIGLPEVDNPPVETLRAAYGKVLADMIVARLVRQELARRHESVTEAEIAAVEKRVRADYPGDSFDRMLLEERIDLARWREMLADRLALEKFTREVLRLEVRVEVTEAADYYKKHIDAFTTAPRMRLTRVQGRDGAAVKAALAAYRKSGRKLESLAGRSGITVRDAVLPEKNLPAPWREALKSLKEGEPTTILTEGGESLFCILQERLPAKVIDPAKAYARVEAILAGGKTAKAFAAWLAETLRTTKISINKELLAAMSPGRETAAATEVRDEAGQGLEDAAVRSDVRSELTRRAKEASSAEPRPASPPEPTLPEAARKAQDNVPPSTATPPTPVATEPAQAPSTEQPASTEAQQPAAPQKTPEQADQAAPVVPDKAGPIQPAFTTSLPAEAGKDVEPAAATPTVADAAAASPGESAPADSQAVSSAQPASPEPVAPKRQSSGGVVEFTAIKASWIRYAVDEGEEKRVYLKPGKPYKIAYTKKLFVRLGSPSEVRYSHDGHEETVAVGNKENRSLEFP
- the mfd gene encoding transcription-repair coupling factor, which gives rise to MSRTPALSELLASPDSASVYKSGPATLAFLAAEALSRGQSAVVVTPGIHELTKIASLLDLVAPKPKRQLWGASSMSLPSYAPGLPSGAFWARRMAFLAFASMGTGPRVLLFSADNLLPKWPPLQALEGNILTVAVGEELPRDLIAEQAVLWGYKRAPMVTNPGEFSLRGDILDIFPPGYDTPLRLEFFGDTVETARRFDAGSQRSLAELTEAVLLPAAPAVLSETFKEQAAAMWETIAGTGELHRTAKARLETAVEAGDGGIWPGLFYERPVELAAWCPDDAVWIVDDPTRVKERLEETEHAWRRFFEAQTKEQGHPWPTSRVLWPENMARKSLVAGRRILFEDLVMGRGRHGPDMPEKALERFGDLFWKPGSDKRPWTTLTAALKEWSGHGQTILSFHGERSRKKFLQMIEPEGLTFRTGYSAGETGLFALISDLRQGMELAWRDTRVLPEDILHPDAAKAGAGRGRDKDFKGLTSFDDIRPGDLVVHRDYGVASFEGLTRMTVDATGGDFLLLVFADDDKLYLPADRLGLMQRYKGPEGATPPLDRLGGARWKSVRERAKKAIERIAADLVEMYAYRQVAKGYAYGPTNELYLEFEATFGFEETPDQEKAIDEVLADMERPEPMDRLVCGDVGFGKTEVALRAAFRAVLDGKQVAMLCPTTVLAEQHYQNFMARLEGFPVRVEMLSRFVSPKRRKVVLEAVSRGEVDILIGTHRILSSDVTIPNIGLLILDEEQRFGVKHKERLKAFKKNIDALTLTATPIPRTLQLSLSGVRGLSVIETPPAERKTVETALVERDPAFLREVLRRELERQGQVFWVHNRVQGLEEVAAFVRTLAPQAKVAMAHGQMSETGLEEAMHGFWHGETDILVCTSIIESGLDFPRANTLVVDNAHMFGLGQLYQLRGRVGRSPRQAYAYFVVPSIERVPELARKRLRVILDMDYLGAGFQVAMEDLRLRGAGNILGEAQSGHIARIGLDMFLEMLAEEVGRLKGEPVKERTEPELTLGVAARIPERYVPEASDRLRLYKALSTAKTEQGLAELMAEMRDRFGPPPAEVENFRAVLGLKQLLSRLGGTKAEIAPTRLVVSFEAEGAAVSPERLVNFAATRGEGVRLLPPGRLSLPLDANAPLPEAIAAWTAELAALGAEEVAP